TTTCTCATCTCCTCTACCTCCTTCTGGGGAAATATTCCCACAAGGAAGTATACTATCATTCTTTAACGTATGCAAGCGAAATAGTATAACTTCAAGTTAAACCGGAAATCGCAGATCCGGGCGCCCTCCATGATGGTCTGAGTCCGCGCGAATTTTATCAGCGGGTTGAATCCCGCGATGAACGGCTCGTCGCGGCTGCAGGTGAGGCAGACGCCCAGTTCCTTAATCCCCAGCCTTTCGAACAGCTCGGCGTAGCGGCAGCGGGTCACATCGAAATTCAAGGTTCGTTCGTCCTCTTCAATGATACGGAATTCCAATGCGTCGTCTTCGGCCCATAACTCCCGCAGGACGCGGCCAAGCTCTTTCATGGAGTTTCCGCCGAATTTCTCCGCCATTTTTTGCCCTGCCGCAGCCGCATCCTCTCTGATCGCTTCTGCGGCCGTTTCCAACGCCTTGTCGCGGCCCACAACACCGGCGAATGCATGTATCAGGCGCGCGGCTATCGGCGCCTGGATCTCGCGGAGCATGAAATTGGTTATCACAGGTTCGGTTTGACCGGCTCCATCACCGTCCGGGGTATTCCTGTTTCCTTTGTCCATCTTTTTCTCCATAATAAAAAACACAACCTGCCTCGCCGGAATAAACCCGGCTTGGCGCTTCGGTCATGCATTTCACCGTGTTCCGGATAATCCCGCCTGAGGCATGACTTTTCCTGTCAGGTCGCGTTCCATGATCACGCTTTTCCCTTCAGAAATTTTTATATGCCCCGATGGCTCGCCTTTTTTCGCGAACGTAACCTGCACGGTCTTTGAGCCGGTTGTGAACTTAACACCCACAATGCTGTTATTTTCAATCAGAGCTGATTTGCCCGGAGATGCAATCGATGTATCGCATGCCTGTATAAGGTGAAGGAAAATATCCTCTTTCCGGGGAGCGCCGGGAGAAACCTCGATCCTCCAGTTTCCGAGCAATCCACCTCCATACTTGGATTTGACCATTTCGCTCACTTCCGGCGCAAGCTCCCAGTTCTTCCCGCAGGCCCAGAATTCCTTCCCCGATCCGCCTATTTTCGTCAGAACAGCGTTTTTCGGATAGATCGTGCTGCAGAAAAGACGTCCGTTCTCATGATCGGCTCTAAACTGTTTGCCATCCACCAGCGGCTCGTTCTGAGTGTGAAGAAGCCAGCTCTTTTTGTAATCGGCCTGAGTCGATACAACCCGGTCGCATATGACAAAATGATTCGGCATGATGAAGACATACTGACGGAGAGCAAACGTGCATTTTTCAGGAAGGTAACAGGGTGTGGCGTCGCCGGCAACATAAGTATAGTGGTCGTTTGTCTCAAACGCTACGCATTTGTCGCCGGTGGTTTTATTCATACCCCCGCAGCTTGTCTTCCCCTCGGGGCCGTCATATATCAATCCCCAGTATGTCGGGAACGGCTCCCCCGGCATATTGATCAGCATGCAGTTATGAGCCACTGTCTGGGAGTAATAGTGGCTGAGTTGGTAATCCGTGCTCTGACCCCGTGTACCGGTGTCGAGTGCAAGATATCCCTTTTTATAGATAATGAAATTGTTCTCATCGTACTGTTTGTGGCTCGGTACCTGAGAGCCGATGTTGAAAAGGCTGTACGTATCGTCCGGGCTGGTTCCCGAGCGCATAAATACCTGGCCGAGCGTCTCGAAATGGCGAGCCTTGAGGTCGGTGTCGACAGGTTTTCGCGGGGGCGGAGCTTTTTCAATGCTGGTGAGGAGAAAGGGATAGAAAAACCAGGTCCAGCTATATCTCTTGTCGCTTTCGGGGATAATTTCCCGTATGTATGCAGCGAGGCCGGCGCAGTCCGGTAAAGAGGTTCCGTAAAAGTCCATGAACTGGGATATATGCATATACAGATTGGATACCCACAAATCATTGCGATAGTGATAGACATCTCCCGAACCGAACTCACGGGGGTAGGGTCCCGGAATCCAGTTCCACATGATCCATACCGGAAAGTATGCCAGATAGGGCCAGTCAGCGGCAACATCGATACCCGTCGCTGATCGATACGTGTAGAGGTAATTGAACTGAGACCAGGGGTAATGAGCAATCGCATAAGTGGTCGTTGCCGATGCCAGGCCGCCGTCGTCTCCGGCGCATTTCCTGCGGTATTCGAACAGGTCCTGGTTGTACTTGTACCCCTGGCGGAGAAATTCAAGGGCAAGCACATCGTCGATGCCATCCTTAAGCGCAGCAACACC
This sequence is a window from Candidatus Latescibacter sp.. Protein-coding genes within it:
- a CDS encoding L-2-amino-thiazoline-4-carboxylic acid hydrolase, which codes for MDKGNRNTPDGDGAGQTEPVITNFMLREIQAPIAARLIHAFAGVVGRDKALETAAEAIREDAAAAGQKMAEKFGGNSMKELGRVLRELWAEDDALEFRIIEEDERTLNFDVTRCRYAELFERLGIKELGVCLTCSRDEPFIAGFNPLIKFARTQTIMEGARICDFRFNLKLYYFACIR
- a CDS encoding heparinase II/III family protein, with product MVMKSKQRMLLKCSFRGMLLWTALMLSAAPLSRAAGSENESWIKKIRQDHPRLFFNSDTWPQVKGRALNQEKDWFAQLKKMVDRYPDNPSSQSTLEDNADRKKPDGAIETVKLPRPVEWGTQAGQTAFVYLVSGDRKYLEKTKKMLLVSVAAYHECISKGMAVDWYSTSRVHWLAGYDWIYNDLTPQERIALMGSFLKHIDSLQPRPERPPINRLNDSDHTTGFYGDRNLIWFTGVAALKDGIDDVLALEFLRQGYKYNQDLFEYRRKCAGDDGGLASATTTYAIAHYPWSQFNYLYTYRSATGIDVAADWPYLAYFPVWIMWNWIPGPYPREFGSGDVYHYRNDLWVSNLYMHISQFMDFYGTSLPDCAGLAAYIREIIPESDKRYSWTWFFYPFLLTSIEKAPPPRKPVDTDLKARHFETLGQVFMRSGTSPDDTYSLFNIGSQVPSHKQYDENNFIIYKKGYLALDTGTRGQSTDYQLSHYYSQTVAHNCMLINMPGEPFPTYWGLIYDGPEGKTSCGGMNKTTGDKCVAFETNDHYTYVAGDATPCYLPEKCTFALRQYVFIMPNHFVICDRVVSTQADYKKSWLLHTQNEPLVDGKQFRADHENGRLFCSTIYPKNAVLTKIGGSGKEFWACGKNWELAPEVSEMVKSKYGGGLLGNWRIEVSPGAPRKEDIFLHLIQACDTSIASPGKSALIENNSIVGVKFTTGSKTVQVTFAKKGEPSGHIKISEGKSVIMERDLTGKVMPQAGLSGTR